The Victivallaceae bacterium genome contains a region encoding:
- a CDS encoding CDP-alcohol phosphatidyltransferase family protein, with translation MLNYCNFVSISRLGFTLLFFQSNPLLRLVAVSGAVISDFLDGYLARKFLLTTQFGAVLDPLMDKLFVGTSVMILCMEGALSYKELLMVLSRDVFLSLFGLYLTLVRAWRGYDYKAMFWGKVFTVAQFSVLIAVTSSVKLSFFYFYSFIGLGILAFVERVADYRKKRLSCSDNLGQ, from the coding sequence ATGTTGAATTATTGCAATTTTGTTTCCATATCCCGTTTAGGTTTCACTTTACTATTTTTTCAAAGCAATCCTTTATTACGCTTGGTAGCGGTTTCTGGGGCAGTAATCAGTGATTTTTTGGATGGGTATTTAGCCAGAAAATTTCTTTTGACCACTCAATTCGGGGCTGTATTGGATCCGTTGATGGATAAATTATTCGTCGGAACTTCCGTCATGATTCTTTGTATGGAAGGGGCTTTATCATATAAAGAACTGTTAATGGTTTTGTCGCGTGATGTTTTTCTTTCATTATTCGGTTTATATTTAACCTTGGTTCGCGCTTGGCGAGGGTATGATTACAAAGCGATGTTTTGGGGAAAAGTTTTCACCGTAGCTCAGTTTTCGGTTCTCATTGCCGTTACTTCATCCGTAAAACTCAGTTTTTTTTATTTTTACTCTTTCATTGGACTCGGCATTTTGGCATTTGTTGAAAGAGTAGCCGATTATAGAAAGAAGAGACTGAGCTGCTCGGATAATCTCGGACAATGA
- the dnaB gene encoding replicative DNA helicase — protein sequence MTTSSKASKNREGIAPHSKDSEMIVLGSMLTNINSLNTVAEVLSENDFYYLEHKIIFQVMLSIYREDKPVDLHLVSEELRRTDRLEAIGGVAFLISLVQFAGTSVHIEEYARLIKSKSILRQMIQVSTDIRIKAMEEPDDVTEALDEAQHAFFLISQKTDNQKGVLISDLLSGRINSKPYLDELESRQATFQEIGAGLQPKITGMPSHFIDLDLLVNGFSNSNLMILAARPAMGKTALAINIAENICLYENLSIGIFSLEMTAQQLLNRIICSQAGVEHQKIILGNLNGAEFQRIFETVKKLQNKDRTIFIDDHPGLKVTDLRARARRMKENYDIRFLVIDYLQLLSGSGSFRTQESRQNEISEISRMLKNLARELDIPILCLSQLSRKVEDRANHRPMMSDLRESGSIEQDSDLIMFLLRREYYDPHDKPGMAELIVAKNRHGSIGSVNLVFEKEFARFRNHASFDND from the coding sequence ATGACGACTTCATCGAAGGCTTCCAAAAATCGGGAGGGAATAGCCCCCCATTCGAAAGACTCTGAAATGATTGTTCTCGGCTCTATGTTAACAAACATTAACAGCCTGAACACAGTTGCCGAAGTTCTCTCCGAGAATGATTTTTATTACTTGGAACATAAAATAATTTTTCAAGTCATGCTATCAATTTATAGAGAAGACAAACCCGTCGATCTGCATTTAGTCAGCGAAGAATTAAGAAGAACCGATCGACTGGAAGCAATAGGCGGGGTCGCATTTCTCATTTCTCTTGTTCAATTCGCCGGAACCTCCGTACACATTGAAGAATACGCTCGTTTGATCAAATCCAAATCAATTCTAAGACAAATGATTCAAGTATCGACTGATATAAGAATAAAAGCGATGGAGGAACCGGATGACGTTACGGAAGCTCTCGATGAAGCTCAACACGCTTTCTTTTTGATTAGCCAAAAAACCGATAACCAAAAAGGCGTTTTAATTTCGGATTTATTATCGGGAAGAATCAACTCTAAACCTTATTTGGATGAGCTGGAATCAAGACAAGCTACTTTTCAAGAAATTGGAGCAGGACTGCAACCTAAAATTACGGGAATGCCGTCGCATTTCATAGATTTAGATCTTTTGGTTAACGGATTCTCGAACTCCAATTTGATGATTTTAGCCGCTCGCCCCGCTATGGGTAAAACGGCCTTAGCCATTAACATTGCAGAAAATATTTGTTTATACGAGAACCTCTCAATAGGTATTTTTTCTTTGGAAATGACAGCCCAACAGCTACTGAACCGAATCATTTGTTCCCAAGCAGGAGTTGAGCATCAAAAAATAATATTAGGAAACCTTAATGGTGCGGAATTTCAAAGGATATTCGAAACAGTCAAAAAACTCCAAAATAAAGACCGGACTATTTTCATAGACGATCACCCCGGACTTAAGGTAACCGATTTAAGAGCTCGAGCTCGTCGTATGAAAGAAAATTACGATATTCGATTCCTGGTTATTGACTATTTACAGCTCCTTTCCGGGTCGGGTTCTTTCAGAACACAGGAAAGCAGACAAAACGAAATTTCCGAAATCTCCAGAATGTTAAAAAATCTGGCACGAGAACTCGATATACCTATCTTATGCTTATCCCAATTATCCAGAAAAGTGGAGGATCGGGCTAATCATAGACCTATGATGAGTGATTTAAGGGAAAGCGGAAGTATAGAGCAGGATTCGGATTTAATTATGTTTCTCCTTCGAAGAGAATATTACGATCCGCATGACAAACCGGGGATGGCGGAGCTCATTGTCGCTAAAAATAGACACGGTTCCATAGGTTCCGTTAATTTAGTTTTCGAAAAAGAATTTGCACGTTTTCGGAATCATGCTTCTTTCGATAATGACTAA
- the mnmG gene encoding tRNA uridine-5-carboxymethylaminomethyl(34) synthesis enzyme MnmG translates to MWVYPTAYDVIVVGAGHAGCEAAHVCAKMGTNVLLVTSNLDGIGKMSCNPAIGGVAKGHIVREIDALGGIMGVVADGSGIQFRMLNRTKGPAVHSPRAQSDKSIYHSLMKNILENTPRLHLLQASVEDLYFENDCISGVVTRENVIYKSQIVILSVGTFMQGLIHIGHLNYSGGRAGDPSFSGISSILARLGFTISRLKTGTPPRILASSVNFSVMEEQPGEEGVCFSHYTKPFIPSLKQVSCYLTHTTEKTKCIIERNLEKSALYGGRITGTGPRYCPSIEDKIVKFSDKSRHHIFLEPEGLQTQEIYINGLSTSLPCETQLDLVRSVEGMEQAVITRPAYAIEYDFVSGNHIRPSLETKIIENLFLCGQINGTTGYEEAAGQGLIAGINAVLKIKKQAPFIPKRHESYLGVMIDDLTTQILDEPYRMFTSRSEYRLLLRQDNACERLSGYAYELGLISQQKYSAVQEKQTLVTNELNRLRKIFKKEDKNTVSLFKILSRPECSYSQLLESYPEDVIDFTKDLRTIIETEIKYSGYIDRQKITIANLTKAESTRIPEDFNYETTLGLSLEAREKFFKFQPTTIGAASRISGIASADVQILIIALKKYASS, encoded by the coding sequence ATGTGGGTCTATCCTACCGCTTATGATGTGATTGTAGTCGGAGCTGGTCATGCCGGTTGCGAAGCCGCTCATGTTTGTGCAAAGATGGGAACTAACGTTCTTTTGGTTACCTCTAATTTGGATGGCATAGGAAAGATGAGTTGCAATCCGGCTATCGGCGGGGTTGCTAAGGGGCACATCGTTCGTGAGATAGATGCGTTAGGCGGAATAATGGGAGTTGTTGCAGACGGCTCCGGCATTCAATTTCGTATGCTCAACCGCACTAAGGGACCCGCGGTCCATTCTCCGCGCGCACAATCCGATAAATCGATTTATCATTCTTTAATGAAAAATATCTTGGAAAATACTCCGAGGTTACATTTACTTCAGGCTTCCGTTGAAGATTTATACTTTGAAAATGATTGTATTTCAGGAGTAGTTACCCGTGAAAACGTCATTTATAAATCACAAATCGTGATTCTGTCGGTCGGCACTTTCATGCAAGGATTAATTCATATAGGTCATCTGAATTATTCCGGAGGTCGAGCCGGAGATCCGTCATTTTCCGGAATATCTTCAATATTGGCTCGTCTTGGTTTTACCATAAGCCGGTTGAAAACGGGAACTCCTCCTCGAATTCTTGCATCATCCGTCAATTTTTCGGTTATGGAAGAACAACCCGGTGAAGAAGGCGTTTGTTTTTCTCATTATACGAAACCTTTTATTCCTTCTCTTAAACAAGTTTCCTGCTATTTAACCCATACGACTGAAAAAACAAAGTGCATTATAGAACGCAATTTAGAAAAATCGGCTCTTTACGGAGGTCGTATTACCGGTACGGGTCCCCGCTATTGTCCATCCATAGAAGATAAAATCGTTAAATTTTCGGATAAGTCAAGACATCATATTTTTTTAGAGCCGGAAGGGCTTCAAACGCAAGAAATTTATATCAATGGACTATCGACTTCTTTGCCCTGCGAAACGCAATTAGATCTCGTGCGATCTGTCGAAGGTATGGAACAGGCCGTTATTACTAGACCGGCTTATGCCATTGAATATGATTTTGTCTCCGGCAACCATATTCGACCATCATTAGAAACGAAGATCATCGAAAATTTATTTCTCTGCGGACAAATTAACGGAACTACGGGTTACGAAGAAGCTGCCGGACAAGGTTTAATCGCCGGCATCAATGCCGTTTTAAAAATCAAAAAACAGGCCCCTTTCATTCCTAAGCGCCATGAATCTTATTTAGGAGTCATGATCGATGATCTCACAACGCAAATATTAGATGAACCTTATCGCATGTTTACGAGTCGTTCGGAATATCGTCTATTGTTAAGACAAGACAACGCTTGTGAACGTTTAAGTGGCTATGCATACGAATTAGGTTTGATTTCTCAACAAAAGTATTCTGCCGTGCAAGAAAAACAAACTCTTGTCACGAATGAATTAAACCGTTTAAGAAAAATTTTCAAAAAAGAAGATAAAAACACGGTTTCTTTATTTAAAATTCTCAGTCGTCCCGAATGCTCTTATTCACAACTACTGGAATCTTACCCGGAAGACGTTATTGATTTTACTAAAGATCTTCGTACGATTATCGAAACCGAAATAAAATATTCAGGTTATATAGACCGACAAAAAATAACGATCGCCAATCTCACAAAAGCCGAATCCACTCGCATTCCCGAAGACTTTAATTATGAGACCACACTGGGATTGAGTCTTGAAGCTAGAGAAAAATTCTTTAAATTTCAGCCTACAACCATCGGAGCAGCTTCCAGAATTTCAGGCATTGCCTCGGCTGATGTACAAATTCTTATCATAGCACTTAAAAAATATGCTTCCTCCTAA